GAACTCTCCGCTGAGGATCGCGAGAGTATCAAGGCTGAGCAGGAGGCTGCTGGGCCGGAGGACGAGCGGGTGGATTCGCGGGTGCCGGGGTAGGAGGCGTTGGTGTCGCCGGTGGCGTCTGCTGCGATCGCAAGACTTGGGCAGCAGATTGGCCTTCCCCTTGGAATCCGATGTACCAAAGAGCCGCCGCAGCTTCCGCACGGGTCACAGCTTTGCGGGGTTGGAAGAGCTGAGTAAAGCCAAACACTCGCCGGACAACGCTTTGGGCACCATTGTCATCATCGGCAAGCAGCACCCGCTGCAGGCGCGGATCGAGACTACTCGCATCCTGAAAACCCCAACTGCTGGCTAACTTGTCCGGAGTCGCCGTCGGTAAAGGCTGACGGTGATCCAGCGGTACTTTCCAGAGCAAGAGGTCTGCACGGGTCAGAGGCGCTGCGGGCTGGAAACGGGTTGCCGCTGTGTCTCCGCTGAGGCGACTGGGTAGGGTCCCAGCTTCAGCCAGCGATTGGATGGCGATAAAGTTCGGGTTGCTCGACGGGACATCTGTATAAACGGGCGGGCTGTCTGCGATCGCCAGTCGAATTTGGCGGCCTGGGTCATCCTCAAAAAAACGGTTGTTGACTGCCAAGAGCCAACGCGCGAACGTGCCGCGATCAATTGGCTGGTTGGGGTCAAACCGACCCTGGCGATCGCCGGGAGTATCCAGTACCCCTAGTTCTAGTAGCTCTTCCACTTGGCTGCGCAGAGCAGCAGGAATCTGGTCGAGATCCGTAAAGCGATCGCTGCTCTCCGGCGGAGTTGGCGGAGTAACTGGTGGGGCGGGCATGGGTGTTGTGGGCGAGGTTGGCCCCGTTCCATTCTCTGGCCGTTCAAAGGACTGCTGCAGCGACTGACCAAACGGTGTACCGCTGCAGGATTGCAATGTGATCGCCAGTAGACCCAACGCGATCGCGGGTCGGAATCGATATCCAAACAGATCTCGCACGGTGTTAGCGGCTCGTGGCCCGACGAGTCGTTGTTTTCTTAGTTGTTTTCGTGGCTCGGGTTTTGGTTTCACCACTCTTCGGCGTACCGCTACTGCGGCGTCCCCCTTTACCCTTGGCCTGACCCGCCTTGGCGGCTAAAGCTGCGATCGCAGTCTCGAGGCTGATCGTCTCGGGCTTCTCATCCTCCGGCAGCGAGGCATTGACCTTGCCATGTTTGAGGTAGAGACCATAAGGTCCCTCAAAGATTTGGATTGGCGCTTGATCCTCGGGATGCAGGCCGATTTCCCGAATTGGTTCCTTGCTACGGCCGCGACTCTTCTTCGGTTGCGCCAGCAATTCTAGAGCGCGATCCAAGTCGATCGTCAGCACATCGTCATCCGCTTTGAGCGATCGGTAGTCTTTTTCGCCCCCACCGAGATCGCAAACGATGTAGGGGCCAAAACGCCCCAAGCCTGCTTGGATGCGGCGACCCGTTTCCGGATGTTCACCCAAGGTCCGCGGTAGTGACAGCAGACCGACTGCCTGTTCAAGCGAAATCGTTTCCAAACTCATGCCCTTGGGCAGGGAGGCTCGTTTGGGCTTGGGTTTCTCTTCAGTGGCTTCCCCCAACTGCACATAGGGGCCGTAGGCGCCGGTCAGCAGATAGATCGGCTCACCGCTTTCCGGATGTGTTCCCAGTTGATCCGGCCCTTCGGTTTTTTGTCGCAGCAGCGTCTCAACCCGCTGAGCATCTAAATCGGCAGGCGTCAGTTCCTTGGGCAAGTTAGCCTTGATCGCTTCTCCATCCGCTTCGGCTTCCAAATAAGCGCCAAAGCGACCAATGCGGACCTTTGCGGGCAGTCCTTCCAGTGCAACCGTGCGGGCAGCCGCGGGATCGATCTCACTTTCGCGACGTTTGACCTGCTCTTCTAGACCGCGATCGCCCCGATAAAACTGACTGAGATAGGGCAACCAGTCGACTTCCCCATTGGAAATGTCGTCGAGGGATTGCTCCATGCGCGCACTGAAGCTGGTGTCCACCAAGTCAGGGAAATGCTGCTCCAGTAGTGCGGTTACGGCAAAGGCGGTAAAGGTCGGCGTTAGGGTGTTGCTGACGAGTTGGGCATAGCCACGATCGACGATCGTGCCGATGATGCTGGCGTAGGTACTGGGGCGTCCAATGCCCTCGTTTTCCAGCATCTTGACCAACGACGCTTCGGTGTAGCGGGCAGGCGGTTGGGTTTCGTGACCGATCGCTTCCAACTCTTGGCAGGTGGGGCGATCGCCAACTTTCAGGGCCGGCAGCAGAATTTCACGATCTTCCAAGGCTGCATCTGGATCGTCTGACCCTTCCACATAGGCGCGGAAGAAGCCGGGGAAGTCGATCCGTTTGCCGCTAGCGCGGAACTCCGCGTTATCGACTTGCAAGAGCACACTCAGCATTGTCTGCCGGGCCTCGGCCATCTGCGAGGCGATCGTGCGTTTCCAGATCAGGTCGTAGAGCGCAAACTCAGCGCCTGACAGTCCCGTTTCCTGGGGCAGCCTAAAGGTATTCCCCGCGGGGCGAATCGCTTCGTGGGCTTCTTGGGCGTTCTTACTTTTGGTGGTGAACTGGCGTGGTTGCGGGCTGAGATAGTTCTGGCCGTACATCTGTTCGACACAGCTGCGCGCCGCCGCGATCGCCTGCTGTGAGAGATGCACCGAGTCCGTCCGCATGTAGGTGATAAAGCCGCGCTCGTAGAGGCTCTGGGCCACCCGCATCGTTTCACGGGCTGAGAGGCGCAGCTTACGGTTTGACTCTTGCTGCAGCGTCGAAGTCGTGAAAGGCGGTGCGGGCTTGCGGGTGGTTGGTTTTTCCTCCAGCGACTTCACCTGCCACGGCTCAGTCTGCAAGCGATCGCGCAGCGCTTCTGCTTCCTGCTGATTGAGCAGACAAACCTGACGGCCAGCGATGATTTGACCAGTACTCTCATCAAAATCACTACCAGTCGCAAGGCGTTGGCCCGCTAAGGTCCAGAGTTTGGCCTCAAATTGCCCAGACTCCACTGCCAGCTGGGCTTTGAGATCCCAATAACTCCCCTGCCGGAAGGCTCGCCGCGCCCGTTCTCGCTGAACAAGCAGGCGAACGGCTACGGATTGCACCCGTCCAGCCGACAGGCCCCAAGCAATTTTTTTCCAGAGCAACGGCGAGAGCGTGTAGCCCACCAAGCGATCGAGAATGCGGCGGGTTTCTTGGGCATGGACGAGGCGCTGATCGACATCCCGACAGTTTTTAAGGGCCGATTGAATTGCCTCTTGGGTGATTTCGTGGAAGACCATGCGCTTGGTCGGCACGCGAGGTTGCAATAGTTGCAACAGATGCCAACTGATACTTTCACCTTCGCGGTCTTCGTCCGTTGCCAGAATTAGTTCATCGGCCTCTTTTAAGGCATCTTTCAATGTTTTGACAATCTTTTTTTTATCCTTGGGGACGATATAAAGTGGCGCGAAGTTATTTTCGACGTCAACCCCAAGATTGCTCCATTTCTCACTTTTTAGTTCGGCGGGAATGTCGCTAGCCGATTGCGGAAGATCGCGGACATGTCCCATCGATGCTTCGACGCGGTAATCCTTCGGCAGGTAGTTGCGGATGGTGCGCGCCTTAGTGGGCGACTCGACGATGACGAGTTTGGGCATGGAGTCACGATTCTGCCGAGCTGGCAGCTAGGGAAGTATGAAAGAGCGATCGCAAGAGGCAAACCCAGAGGGGTGATCAATGGGTAACCTCCTCTTCCACTTATAGCCAAAGATGTGAAGTCTCCTGCAACTGCGATCGCCGAAGGATCAGGCAAAGAGGAGGGTAGAATCAGTGGCTGATGCCTCAGGTTACAAAATGAACCTGCTGGCGTTCCCCAGTTCTGAGTCGCACCGACCTATGGACTTTTTAACCCTCGCCGGTCAACTCAATGCCGGTGTGATTCTGCCAGAAGGCATCGTGATCGTCACACTGCTGACGGTTCTGGTCACAGATTTGATTTTGGGACGGCAGTCACTCCGTCTAACACCAGCCCTAGCGATTACCGGTTTAAGTGCCGCGATCGCAGTGCTGACCCTGCAGTGGGATGCCAGCCAGAGTTTGGCGTTTCTCGGTGGCTTCAACGGCGACAATCTCAGCATTGTTTTTCGCGGCATTGTGCTGCTATCAGCAGCCGTCACCATCCTGCTTTCCATTCGCTATGTCGAGCAGTCGGGAACTTCTCTTGGAGAGTTCATTACGATTTTGCTCACCGCTTCACTGGGGGGGATGTTTCTCTCAGGAGCCAACGAGCTTGTGACTATTTTTGTGTCACTCGAAACGCTTAGTATTTCGTCTTATCTATTGACGGGATATATGAAGCGTGACCCTCGCTCCAATGAAGCAGCACTCAAGTATTTGCTGATTGGAGCCGCGAGCTCAGCGATTTTCCTCTATGGTGTTTCGCTGCTCTACGGCCTCTCAAGTGGTGAAACCCAGCTGTCGGCGATCGCGGAGAAACTGGGAACAGCTCAACCTTTGGCCTTGCTGATTTCGTTGATCTTCGTGATCGCAGGCATCGCCTTCAAAATCTCGGCGGTTCCCTTCCACCAGTGGACGCCTGACGTTTACGAGGGTTCACCGACGCCCATTGTCGCCTTCCTGTCGGTCGGTTCTAAAGCCGCTGGCTTTGCCTTAGCCATTCGCCTGTTGGTCACTGCCTATCCCGCTTTGACGGAGCAATGGCACTTTGTCTTCACCGCACTGGCGATCCTCAGTCTGATTCTGGGTAACGTTGTGGCGCTGGCCCAAACCAGCATGAAGCGCCTGCTAGCCTACTCCTCGATCGCCCAGGCCGGCTTCGTGATGATCGGCTTGATTGCGGGCACCGAAGCAGGGTACTCCAGCATGGTTTACTACCTGCTGATCTACCTGTTCATGAACTTGGGCGGGTTTGCCTGCGTCATCCTCTTCTCGCTGCGCACGGGCACGGATCAAATCAGCGAATACGCCGGTCTCTATCAAAAAGATCCGCTAGTCACACTGGGCTTGAGTCTATGCCTGCTGTCGCTGGGCGGCATTCCGCCACTGGCAGGCTTCTTTGGCAAGCTCTACCTGTTCTGGGCGGGCTGGCAAGCTGGTCTGTACGGACTGGTCCTACTGGCTTTGATTACCAGCGTCATCTCGATTTACTACTACATCCGGGTGATCAAGATGATGGTGGTCAAAGAGCCCCAGGAGATGTCGGAGTCAGTGCGCAACTATCCCGAAACCAACTGGAATCTGCCAGGGATGCAAGCCTTACGGGCTGGGCTGGTGCTCTGCGTGATTGCGACCACCGTTGCGGGTATTCTCTCGAACCCGCTGTTTAACTTGGCCAGTAGCTCGGTCAACAGCAGCACTTTCCTGAGCGTGACCCCGCCGGCCAGCGTTACTGTCTCCGCTCCTTTGCTCCCTGAAGCGGTCTCAGCCAGCTGACCCTGTAGCTATCACTGACACTCATCCAACCGAAGACAGCGCTAGCATGGCGCTGTCTTTCTTTTTGAGCTGTCGTCGCCCTTCCATGTCAGCCTCTTTGCCACCGGTCATTCAGTTCGAGCATGTCAGCAAGGTCTATGGCGAGGGAGAAACGACCGTCCGCGCCTTGGATCATGTCGACCTCCAAGTACGGGCAGGCGAATACTGCGCAATTATGGGCGCTTCCGGTTCAGGCAAATCGACGGCAATGAACCTGATTGGCTGTCTCGATCGCCCCACGGCAGGTCGATATTACTTGGATGGCACCGATGTAGCGGAATTAGATGACGATGCCTTAGCGGCGATTCGCAACCGCAAAATTGGCTTTGTCTTTCAGCAGTTTCATCTTCTGCCACAGCTCAGCGCG
The sequence above is a segment of the Synechococcus elongatus PCC 11801 genome. Coding sequences within it:
- a CDS encoding S-layer homology domain-containing protein is translated as MRDLFGYRFRPAIALGLLAITLQSCSGTPFGQSLQQSFERPENGTGPTSPTTPMPAPPVTPPTPPESSDRFTDLDQIPAALRSQVEELLELGVLDTPGDRQGRFDPNQPIDRGTFARWLLAVNNRFFEDDPGRQIRLAIADSPPVYTDVPSSNPNFIAIQSLAEAGTLPSRLSGDTAATRFQPAAPLTRADLLLWKVPLDHRQPLPTATPDKLASSWGFQDASSLDPRLQRVLLADDDNGAQSVVRRVFGFTQLFQPRKAVTRAEAAAALWYIGFQGEGQSAAQVLRSQQTPPATPTPPTPAPANPPARPPAQQPPAQP
- a CDS encoding NAD(P)H-quinone oxidoreductase subunit N translates to MDFLTLAGQLNAGVILPEGIVIVTLLTVLVTDLILGRQSLRLTPALAITGLSAAIAVLTLQWDASQSLAFLGGFNGDNLSIVFRGIVLLSAAVTILLSIRYVEQSGTSLGEFITILLTASLGGMFLSGANELVTIFVSLETLSISSYLLTGYMKRDPRSNEAALKYLLIGAASSAIFLYGVSLLYGLSSGETQLSAIAEKLGTAQPLALLISLIFVIAGIAFKISAVPFHQWTPDVYEGSPTPIVAFLSVGSKAAGFALAIRLLVTAYPALTEQWHFVFTALAILSLILGNVVALAQTSMKRLLAYSSIAQAGFVMIGLIAGTEAGYSSMVYYLLIYLFMNLGGFACVILFSLRTGTDQISEYAGLYQKDPLVTLGLSLCLLSLGGIPPLAGFFGKLYLFWAGWQAGLYGLVLLALITSVISIYYYIRVIKMMVVKEPQEMSESVRNYPETNWNLPGMQALRAGLVLCVIATTVAGILSNPLFNLASSSVNSSTFLSVTPPASVTVSAPLLPEAVSAS
- the topA gene encoding type I DNA topoisomerase, which translates into the protein MPKLVIVESPTKARTIRNYLPKDYRVEASMGHVRDLPQSASDIPAELKSEKWSNLGVDVENNFAPLYIVPKDKKKIVKTLKDALKEADELILATDEDREGESISWHLLQLLQPRVPTKRMVFHEITQEAIQSALKNCRDVDQRLVHAQETRRILDRLVGYTLSPLLWKKIAWGLSAGRVQSVAVRLLVQRERARRAFRQGSYWDLKAQLAVESGQFEAKLWTLAGQRLATGSDFDESTGQIIAGRQVCLLNQQEAEALRDRLQTEPWQVKSLEEKPTTRKPAPPFTTSTLQQESNRKLRLSARETMRVAQSLYERGFITYMRTDSVHLSQQAIAAARSCVEQMYGQNYLSPQPRQFTTKSKNAQEAHEAIRPAGNTFRLPQETGLSGAEFALYDLIWKRTIASQMAEARQTMLSVLLQVDNAEFRASGKRIDFPGFFRAYVEGSDDPDAALEDREILLPALKVGDRPTCQELEAIGHETQPPARYTEASLVKMLENEGIGRPSTYASIIGTIVDRGYAQLVSNTLTPTFTAFAVTALLEQHFPDLVDTSFSARMEQSLDDISNGEVDWLPYLSQFYRGDRGLEEQVKRRESEIDPAAARTVALEGLPAKVRIGRFGAYLEAEADGEAIKANLPKELTPADLDAQRVETLLRQKTEGPDQLGTHPESGEPIYLLTGAYGPYVQLGEATEEKPKPKRASLPKGMSLETISLEQAVGLLSLPRTLGEHPETGRRIQAGLGRFGPYIVCDLGGGEKDYRSLKADDDVLTIDLDRALELLAQPKKSRGRSKEPIREIGLHPEDQAPIQIFEGPYGLYLKHGKVNASLPEDEKPETISLETAIAALAAKAGQAKGKGGRRSSGTPKSGETKTRATKTTKKTTTRRATSR